In Eubacteriales bacterium mix99, the DNA window TGGTACTGGATTGGTACCCCAACGCCCTGCATACCTTTCTCTACACCGCCATTGAGCGGGGTTACTTCAAGGAGGAAGGACTGGATGTGAAGATTCAGTTCCCTGCCAATGAAAACGATGCTCTGTCCCTTGTGGCCGCGGGAAAGGCGGAGATCGGCATGTATTATGAGCATGATATCATTCAGGCGGTTGCCAACCAGGGTATCGGTGTAAAGTCTATTGGCGCTGTGGTGCAGTCGCCCCTGAACATCATCCTGTCTCTGGCAGAAAAGAACATCCACAGCCCCAGGGATCTCACGGGCAGGGCTGTAGGTTATGCCGGCACGAACCTCAGCGAAGCTCTGGTACGGACCATGATGAAGGCTGACGGCGCGAATTTTTCCAGCGTGAAGATGATGAACGTGGGTTTCGATCTGATGAATTCCATGACTACCGGCAATGTGGACGCCACTGTTGGCTGCCTTGTGAATCATGAGGTCCCCCAGATGGAAGAAGAGGGCTTCCATGTAAACTACTTTATGGTCAACGAATACGGCATTCCAGATTACTATGAGACCGTGTTCCTGGCCGGCGACAAAATGATTGAAACCGAGCCAGAGGTGCTGACGGGTTTCCTGCGGGCCTCTGCCAGAGGTTTTGCGGATTTTCAGGAGGACCCGGAAGCCTGCCTGCAAATTTTGTTGGACCATCAGAACGAGGAGAATTTTCCTTTGTCTCCCACTGTGGAGAAAAAATCCTGCCAAACACTGCTGCCACCGATGGAAACGGATTACTCTCCCTTCCTGAGCCAAACCGCAGAAAACTGGCAGGCCAACATTAACTGGATGTACGACACCGGCCTCATTGAAAGGAAGATAAACGCCTCACAGGTGATGGCAAAGTTGGACCAGGGCGTGCGCCCGCCGGACAATACCATTATGAAAAGCCCCCTGGAGTGAACGTCCAGGAGACTTTCTAAAACTTCAGGTATCCAAAGGCCTTATATGGATTTCATTTCCTCGCTTACTTACTTATTTTCTGATAGCGATCATACGCATCTTCGTAAATTTTGATCATATCTTTCAGGCCCATATCCTCCAGCTGCCTGACATAATCGTCCCAGCCTTTGTCAATGCCGCCTTTGGTGATCCACTCTGCCCGGGTAGTACTCACAAACTTATCGATATCCGTTCGATAGGTGGCCAAAGCTTCCGTTTCCTCAGCAGTAAACATGACGGAAGGATAAGGTGTGGTGATAAAAGGATCTCCCAGTTTCGAAAGTTCCACTTTCAGACCATCGCCGCTTTCCGGGGATAATTTGATCTTGTCCTGAAATTCGGGGCTTACATACTTGGGGCCGAAATCCCGCAGGCTCTGATCCCAGTACCAGGCATCTGCGCTGGTCCCCTCCGGCGGATCATTCAGGGTATAGGTTCCGTCATCGTTCCTGTTGATTACTGTACCGACCGCGCCCCAGAAATTCTGGATGCTGGCTTCCCCGTCATAGAACTGATCCAGCCAGCGTGCCGCAATCTCAGGTGTTTTGCAGGATGCCGTGATTTCTGCCTCATTCCGCATGATGCTGTAAACACCATTCGGATCCCCTTCTGCATATTGCTTTCCATCCGGGCCCTTTATCGGGGGCAATGCAATATATTCCGGAGACCATTTCCCGAAAAATGCATCCGGGGTCCAGGCATAATCAAGCCCTACCAGGGAAGCCGCTTCATTCTGGCGTTTGCCGTTCTGCATGGTCTCATCCTGCGTGAAGGATTCCGGATCGATAATGCCTTCCTGAAAGAGAGTATTAAGCCACTTAATTCCTTCCTTGTAGTTATCCGCGGTCGGATAATACACCAGGCTGCCATCTTCCTGAACCATCATATGACTGTTGCTCAAATCGGTAATTCCAAACGGATTCAATAAATCCATGGGAAGGCCCTTTGCTCCGCATATGGGGAACTCGTCATCCGGATCTCCGTTTCCATTGGCATCCTTTGTTTTAAAGGCGCGGAGAACGTCGGTAAGCTCTTCAATGGTGGAAGGTTCCTTCAGATTCAGGTTGTCCAGCCACTTTTTGTTGATAATCGGCTGATTACGGGTCTGGGGGCGGGAAGGAAGATTCTTTGGCAGGGAATAGATCTTTCCGTCCGGAAAGGTAACAATGGTCTCAAAAGTAGGAACGACCTTCATTGCTGCCTTCAGATTGGGCATGTACTGGTCAATCAGATCCGTCAGGTCCCGAAACAGATCCGTATTATTGATAATGTCAGCATCATTGAATGTTTCACTGCCAAGAATCACATCCGGCAATTCGTGACTGGCCAGAAGAATGGATTTCTGCTCTCCCCAGTCGTTTAAAGATTGAACCTGCCATTTTGGTTTGACATTGGTTTCCTTCTC includes these proteins:
- a CDS encoding ABC transporter substrate-binding protein produces the protein MKKRTALLLPAIMLLTMLTGCAQQKGAGNRKTLRKINVVLDWYPNALHTFLYTAIERGYFKEEGLDVKIQFPANENDALSLVAAGKAEIGMYYEHDIIQAVANQGIGVKSIGAVVQSPLNIILSLAEKNIHSPRDLTGRAVGYAGTNLSEALVRTMMKADGANFSSVKMMNVGFDLMNSMTTGNVDATVGCLVNHEVPQMEEEGFHVNYFMVNEYGIPDYYETVFLAGDKMIETEPEVLTGFLRASARGFADFQEDPEACLQILLDHQNEENFPLSPTVEKKSCQTLLPPMETDYSPFLSQTAENWQANINWMYDTGLIERKINASQVMAKLDQGVRPPDNTIMKSPLE
- a CDS encoding extracellular solute-binding protein, which translates into the protein MKAIFKRAAGLLLTAVLIVSLVSGCGSGGNDRKAGKDTGKTAEGTSEKESFSKEGLPITREPVTLTVLTTRWGSMGDSFTQNQWLRDLEKETNVKPKWQVQSLNDWGEQKSILLASHELPDVILGSETFNDADIINNTDLFRDLTDLIDQYMPNLKAAMKVVPTFETIVTFPDGKIYSLPKNLPSRPQTRNQPIINKKWLDNLNLKEPSTIEELTDVLRAFKTKDANGNGDPDDEFPICGAKGLPMDLLNPFGITDLSNSHMMVQEDGSLVYYPTADNYKEGIKWLNTLFQEGIIDPESFTQDETMQNGKRQNEAASLVGLDYAWTPDAFFGKWSPEYIALPPIKGPDGKQYAEGDPNGVYSIMRNEAEITASCKTPEIAARWLDQFYDGEASIQNFWGAVGTVINRNDDGTYTLNDPPEGTSADAWYWDQSLRDFGPKYVSPEFQDKIKLSPESGDGLKVELSKLGDPFITTPYPSVMFTAEETEALATYRTDIDKFVSTTRAEWITKGGIDKGWDDYVRQLEDMGLKDMIKIYEDAYDRYQKISK